In Labilibaculum sp. DW002, the genomic window GAAAACGATTATGTTTCAATGTATTCTTCTCAATTATCGGAAAGGCAAGAATTCATTTATCCACCCTATTATCGTTTGATAAATATTTGCTTAAAAGACAAGAACCAAACGAAACTTGACCAAGCTGCTAATGTATTGGCAAAATCGCTACGCAAAGTATTTGGCGCTCGTATTTTTGGGCCACAATCACCAGTAATAAATCGAATTCAAAATTATTACATCATCAACATTCTTTTAAAAATTGAAAAGAAAAGTTCACCGGCAAAAGCAAAATGGATTCTAAACCAACATGCTAATCATCTAAAAAACATGGAACAATTTAAATCTATTCAAATTAATTTTGATGTTGATCCCATGTAAAACAGACTGCCAAAGACAAAAAGTATAGCTTCCCGAAAATGTTAAAAATGCATAAGAAGTGAGGAAAAATTCAAGAACACATGAATTTGTTTATCTTTGTTGGGAAAACTAAAAAAAAATACCGCTTGTGAATAAATCTGAATTGAATCGTATTTTCGAATCCTTCTCTGATTACAACATACTTATTATTGGTGACGTTATGGTTGATGCTTACGCATGGGGCGAAGTCGATCGTATTTCTCCAGAAGCTCCGGTGCCTATTTTTTCATGCTCAAGTCGTGAGAACAGGTTGGGGGGTGCTGCCAACGTTGCTCTGAATATCAAATCACTAGGAGCTAATCCTATTTTGTGTTCGGTAATTGGTGATGATGACAGAGGTAAGGATTTCATTAAGTTGTTATCTGAGATTCAACAAGAGCAATCAGGTATTGTCGTCAGTTCTCATCGCAGAACAACAGTTAAAACCAGATTCATTAGCAATAATCAACATGTGATTCGTATTGATGAAGAAGATACGCATGAATTAGCGGATGAAACAGAATTAGAGTTCATCGATCACATCAAGAGTTTGCTTGAGAAACATGAAATTCATGCTGTGGTTTTTGAAGACTATGACAAGGGAGTGATCACAAAAAATCTGATTGAAGAAATAACAGATTTTGCGAACCAGAAAAATATTCCAATTTTGGTCGATCCTAAAAAACGCCATTACTCCGATTATAAAAATGTCACCTTATTTAAACCTAATTTCAAAGAATTCCTTGAAGGATCTAACTTGAGTTTAGAGAAAGGTGATATTGAAGGTTTATTTAGAGCAGCTAAACAATTTCAGTCAGAAATGGGCGTTGATAAGTTATTGATTACTCTTTCGGAGCTTGGTGTGTTTATCAGTAATGAGAATACTTATGAGCATATTCCTGCAGTTGTCAGAAAAATTGCAGATGTGTCAGGAGCAGGGGATACAGTAATTTCTGTTGCTACACTTTGTTTGGCTGCAGGAATGAATGCAGCTGAAATTGCTGCTATATCGAACCTTGCAGGAGGAATTGTTTGTGAAATACCAGTAGTTGTTCCAATTGATAAAGAACAACTGTTAGAGGAAAGCTTAAAACTATTTGCAATGGCCTAAATATGCATTCTTTGGATGTTCTTTATTATGAAAAATACTCATCAACAAGGAGTTTTATTCATGGCAGATCCAAATTATCAGTAATAAATATGTTGATAATTTACATCGTATTGTTACTATTTTAGACTGGTTCAAAATTTTAAATGTCTTTTAAAATACTATCTTTGAATCAACATCAATTTAATAAAACTAAAACCTTATAATTCGAATTGTTTATGGCTAAAATAATCGCTCTTGCAAATCAAAAAGGTGGTGTTGGAAAAACAACGACTGCTATCAATCTGGCATCAAGTCTTGCTGTATTGGAACATCGCGTTCTTATTGTTGATGCCGATCCGCAAGCTAATGCAACATCGGGTTACGGTTTTGATGTTCGTGCTATTGAAAACAGCCTTTACGAGTGTATTGTTGATGGAACCAATCCTAAGGATGCAATTCTGAAAACGGACATGGAAGGCTTGGATGTTCTTCCATCTCATATCGATTTAGTTGGAGCTGAAATTGAGATGTTGAACTTAGCTAATCGTGAAAAAATTCTTTTGAATGTCTTAAATACGCTTCGCGATGACTACGATTATATTTTAATCGACTGTTCACCTTCTTTAGGTTTAATTACAGTGAATGCCTTAACAGCTGCTGATTCTATTTTAATTCCGGTACAATGCGAATATTTTGCATTGGAAGGATTAGGAAAACTTTTGAATACGATTAAAATTATTCAAAGTCGATTGAATCCGGATTTGGAAATCGAGGGTTTCCTGTTAACGATGTATGATAGTCGTTTACGCTTGTCGAACCAAGTTGTGAGTGAAGTTAAGAAGCACTTTCAGGATATGGTTTTCGAAACCATTATTCAGCGAAATACAAAACTAGGAGAAGCTCCAAGTTATGGTAAGCCTGCTATTTTATACGATGCAGAATCGGCAGGTGCTGTTAATTACTTAAATTTGGCTCGTGAATTATTGAAAAATAATGACATGAGCAAAGCAAGCAACAAAAAAAAACTAATTAGCGAATAATATTGAAACAGTAACATGGCAAAAAAGAGCGCATTAGGAAGAGGATTAGGAGCATTAATTAATGATGTTGATGAAATTCAGGCAAGACCCGAAAGAGACTTGAGTAACGAAATTGACATCTCAAAAATTGAAGCCAATCCTTATCAGCCTAGGACTAAATTTGATGAAGAAGCTTTAAATGAACTTGCCCAATCGATTAAAGAGATTGGTATTGTTCAGCCAATTACGGTTCGAAAAATCAACAGTAACAGCTATCAGCTTATTGCTGGGGAAAGACGTTTTAGAGCTGCTAAATTAGTAGGTCTAACTAAAATCCCTGCCTATGTTCGCTTGGCAGAAGACGATAAAATGTTAGAACTTGCTTTGGTTGAAAATATTCAACGTGAAGATTTAGATTCTATCGAAGTTGCCATTAGTTACCAGAGATTAATTGATGAGTGTAAATTAACACAAGAAAGTTTATCTGATCGTGTTGGTAAAAAGCGCTCTACCATATCTAACTACCTAAGACTACTAAGACTACCAGCCGAAATCCAGAAAGGAATTCGTGAGAAAAAATTATTGATGGGCCATGCTAGAGCATTGGTTAACGTCGATGATCCTAGAGCTCAACTTGATATTTTTCAACTAACTGTTGAACATGATTTTTCTGTTCGAAAAGTTGAGGAATTAGTACGTACCTTCAATAAAGGGGATGAAAAGAAACCGGCTCCTGAAAAAGCTGTTTCTCTTCCTGAGGAGTATGAATCTTTAAAAGATCATTTAGCAAATCATTTTAGCGCTAAAGTAGATCTTAAACGAACCAAAAATGGTAAAGGGAAAATTATTATTCCATTTAAATCTGATGATGATTTGGAGCGTATTCTTGCTGTTTTGGATCAAATGAAATCATAGCTTAGTAGAAACATTTAAAAGAAATTACATTGAACAATTTGCGCCTGATATTTTTTCTTGGGCTGATCTTTCTATTGCTTTTTGGCAGCTCAAACAATGCCATTTCTCAGCAATTAGTAGAAGCAGACACAGTAGCGGTAGAATCGATTGTAAAAGTTCATTCGCCACACAAAGCAACCATGTACTCGGTGATGTTTCCGGGTTTGGGACAAGCTTACAACAAAAAGTACTGGAAGATTCCAATCCTATATGCAGGAATTGGAGCTACAATTTATGCCATCAACTGGAATTCTAAAAATTACAAAAAATACAAATCTGGTTTTCGTGATTTCTCTCAATTCTACGATTATAAATATCAAGATGAAGGATTGGAAACACCTATTGTTGAGCCGAGCTCTAAAAGTTATGAAGACCTAATCGATAGAGATTTTAGCGATACTGATCAAAGTTTTGATAATTGGTTCCAAACTCAATTGCAGAATAAAAAAGACTCTTTTAAACACGATCGTGATCTTAGCTATATCATTTTACTCGGAGTTTACGTACTAAATATTGTTGATGCGGCAGTTGATGCCCATTTTACCAATTTTAGTGTGGATGATAACTTAACGATCAATGTACAACCAGCTGTAAGTTACTCAGCTTTTACGGGAAATTCTGTTGGCTTTAAATGCCAAATTACCTTTTAAGAAAACAAGAATGAAAAAAAGTAAATATATTTTACCCATTATTTTACTGGGTACAACACTGGCTTGCAGCACAATTAAGCCAAATCAATCGGAACAAGTTGAAAGCAATGAAACAGCAATTGAACAAGTAACACTTTCAGAAATAGACACTATTTCTAAAGTTGAAGAAACAATCGAAACTATTGTCGAAAAAGATTCTTTGGCTTTTCTAAAAATTAATCCCGTTGATGTACGTTGGGATCTGAATGATAGCATCAATACCACATTCTCTAACAACTTAGAAGGTTTAATTCATTCTTGGTACGCCAAGAATTCTGATAAAACAACTACCTACGAACAAAATAGAGAAGTCTATAATTCTGCAAAAGTTCCAGACTCAGTTTACATTAAAAGACTGGAACAAATTCCTTCATTAATCGACCTTTCTTACAACAAAATTGTACGTAACTATATTGAGCTTTATACGCAACGCAGAAGAAAGCAAGTAGAGCTTATGATGGGAATGTCAGAATATTACTTTCCTATTTTCGAAGAAATTCTTGACAAAGAAGGTTTACCCCAGGAATTAAAGTATTTGCCAATTATTGAGTCAGCTCTTAATCCTAAAGCTTTATCCAGAGCTGGTGCTTCAGGTTTGTGGCAATTTATGTATTCTACAGGTAGACAGTATAAGTTGGAAGTGAACTCTTTCGTAGATGAGCGTCGTGATCCAATTAAATCGAGTTACGCAGCGGCTAAATTCCTAAAGGATTTATACAAAATGTATGGAAACTGGCCTTTGGTTATTGCAGCTTACAATTGCGGTCCTGGAAATGTAAACAAAGCGATACGTCGTAGTGGTGGTAAGAAGAACTATTGGGACATCTACTACCGCTTGCCAAAAGAAACAAGAGGTTATGTGCCAGCCTTTATTGCAGCCTTGTATACTTTTAATTATCACAAAGAGCATCAGTTGTATCCAAAACCTTCAAACCTACCAGTTGCTTGCGATACTTTATTAATTAGCGAACAAGTTCATTTCGATCAAATTTCGAAAGTTATCAACATTTCAAAAGATCAACTAAGAAATTTAAATCCACAATACAGAGCAGATATTATTCCTGCAAACAAAGCTTACGCTTTAAAAATTCCAATGGAATACACTGCAAAATTTATAGATAATCAAGATTCTATTTTTGCCTATAAAAAAGACTACTATTTCAGCATGAAAGATAAGGTAGTTAATCCTCGTGATCGATACCAAAAATTTGCTCATGCAACTCCAAAAGGGAAAGCAAAAACCTATTACAAAGTAAAATCTGGTGATGCAATAGGCTTAATTGCTTCTTGGTTTCATGTAAGAACATCAGATCTTCGATACTGGAATAACGTGAGAAGAAACTTGATTAAAGTAGGACAAAAACTTGTGGTTTATGTTCCAAAAGAAAAAGCATCTTATTACGAAAGCTTTAATACGATGAGTTATGCTCAGAAGCAAGCTACTTTAGGAAAAACAGTTTCAACCAGCAAAACGGTTGCAAGTCCAGCACCTGTAAGCAATAATGGCTCATACGAATACTACACGGTTAGAAGAGGAGACAACTTTTGGACGATTGCCAAGAAATTCCCGGGCATCTCTAATTTCGATATCATGAAAATTAATAATATTAAAGATGCAGGAAGTTTAAAAGTTGGACAAAAATTAAAAATCAGACCAAAGAGTTAATCTAAAATACACCCATAAGAAAACCGAAGTGAAAACTTCGGTTTTTTTTTGCCTTTTATTAACAATATATGTTCTTTTTTCAACAATTTATACAAATGGTTATTTTTATCACATCTAAATAACACTTGGTCAAAAACGCTGTAAGCCCTATAACTATTGAATTTAAAAAAGCTTTATAGCCTCATTATATTTTCATTAATCAAATAATTTTGATTGGATAATAATATAGTTTTAAATTGCTCTCAAGTAAATAAAACCAGACTTGTTTTGGTTTTATTTATCCCGATTTATTGATATGCTAATAAGCTTCTGGTACATTCTTTCCCGGGATTGCCAGAAGCCGGGGATAAACTTCCAACTTCTTTTGCATTTCCCTTTTCTAATTTACTTAATAAATCCAGGTTTCATTCGTTTCGAACGCCTTAAACTCCTTCTTCTAAATCTTATTAATCCATAAGTTATTAACAGCACCAAAGGCAATAAAAAATTCAAGTATTTAAGCATAAATACCTTCCCATCTGTCAATTCGTTTAATGGACGTGATTCTACTCCCTTCGTTCTCAAACTCATTAATCCAGAATCATCACTCAACCAATCAATGGCATTAGCAATAAAATTGATATTATCAGGTTGAATGGTAATCTTTTGATCTCCCACTCCATTCACAATAAAGTTGCCGTCGCCTATGACACAAATCCGAGCTTCCTTCTCTCCTCCCATTTTTCCTTTTAGCGTTGCAGCTACAGTTATTTCTGGAAATAGAAAATCATGTGTTCGCCACACTCTTCCAATATTAAAACTAATAGGTGCCTTTAATTTGCCTGATATACTAGATGTATATGCCAATGGTTTGTATTCCAGAAGAGTATCGCCAAGATAACTAATTGGACTAGCGAATTGAAGAACAACTGTCTCTAAGCCATCTGTTATGCTATGATTTGAAAAATTAGATATGACAGGTAAAAAGGGAAAATTAATTTGTTGAGGGAAAGAAAAATATCCCTGTTGATGAACGGTTACCGTACCACATTTTTTATCAACAATAAAAGAATCATCAACATGAATTCCTTTTAAAAGAAGCCATTTTTCAAGACCTGTATCAACAGAGACACCAATTCCATCATTTAACATTCCATTTACTCGCTCAATCGCAATGAATAGATTTCCTCCTTGAGCTAAATAATTATCCAAGCGCCTAAATTGAGAAGTCGATATTGTAGCCATTGGTCCTATTAGAAGCAATGATTTGTAATCTGTGAGATTTGATTGAGATAACAAACTAACTGGCTCTATATCGTACAAAATGGACAACTCTTTGATTGCTTGCTCCATCTTCGCCAATTCTGGTTCACCATGCCCAATGATGTATCCAACTTTGGGTTTATTTTTAATGGTAAGCCTTTTGATTAAGGTTGACAATGTGTATTCCATTATAATACCAGGTTTAATTAATGGTATTATCTCGGACTGATCGCCAACTTGAATTGACATTCCTAAAAAGACTCTTTGTACTTTGATTTGATCTTTTTCTCGAACTTCTAAAGGAACTGGATTAATTCCAGCTTCAACAGCTTCTTTTTCCAGGTCTTCATTTGCATTGGGATTTACATATTCGAAGCTTATTTTTCTTTTACTGTAATGATTGTATTCGGTCAACAAACTCTTTAGATCCTGAACCGTTCTATTCACATCGGGCGGTAAATTTTCCGATACATAAAGGGTCATAATTATAGGCTTTTCGACCTCCCTTAATATTCTTTTTGTAGACCGATCAAGAGTATAACGTTTATCCTCAGTAAAATCTGCCCGCAAAAAAAATACAGAAGCAATAAAATTCAGAATTATCAATAATCCTGCTACAACTAAACTGCTATAAATTATATTTTTTCTCTTGGTCATAAATCTGAGCTTATAAATTACGATTCGACAAAATCATTTTTGAAGTAAACAAACAGAAGAAAATAATTGAAAAGAAATAAACCAAATCTTTAGTATCTACAACACCTTTAGAGATGGATTGAAAATGAGTTGACAAACTTAGGTAACTAAACACACCTCCTAGAAAACCAACAAAATTAGAAGCTAACACATCAAAAATAATATGGAAAAACACTCCGATAGAAAGAGCAGATAAAAAAGCTATTATTGGATTAGATGCAATGCATGAAGTCAACAAACCAATGCTAATGTAAACCATACTCATTAACAGCAAGCCCACGTATCCTAACAAAATTGCAGAATGATCGACTGGACCAATTGCCCACAAAGTAAAATAATAAATTACGGTAGGTGCTAATGCAATAACAATCAGCAATAAGGTTGATAAAAATTTTCCAAAAATCAATTGCCAATCACTTACTGGCTTTGTTAGCAATAATTCTAAAGTTCCCGCTTTTAGCTCCCCTGCAATAGAACGCATGGTTAAAGCAGGAATAAAAATAAACAAACTCCAGTAAGCAACAGTGAAAAATATATTCAGGTTAGCCTCACCTATAAAGAAGATATCGTCTCCATAGATCCAAGTGAAGAATCCACTAAAACCTAGAAACATGATGATTAAAACATAAGCAGTTAATGAATCGAAAAAAGTACTCAACTCGCGACTGGCAATGTGTATAATTTGCTTCATAAAAATTTAATGAAGGGTTAGTTCCCTAAAAATATCTTCCAGCTTAGTTTCTATCGGTGTTAACTCAGTAATATAGTAGTTGTTTGCTACACAAGTATCAAAAATAGCTTTCACCGATGATTCATTCGGAACCGACTGAATTTCGAACAATTGCTTTTCCTCATCAATCAGATCGATTGAATCAATCGTCTCAATTTCTAATAATTGATCAAATATATCTTTTATCTCTCCTCCGCTAACGCCTAATTTTAATATCTCATTCCCCTGAGCTTGTTTTCTTAGTTCTTCAGCTGTTCCATCTACTATAACACGACCATTGTTAATAATCATGATACGGTCACAGGTAGCTTCAACTTCGGCCAAAATATGAGAACTTAAAATCACTGTTTTCTCCTTACCAATTCGCCTAATCAACTCTCGGATTTCAACAATTTGGTTCGGATCCAATCCTGTTGTAGGTTCATCCAGAATTAAGATATCAGGATCATGAATTAAAGCTTGAGCAAGACCTACTCTTTGCTGATAACCTTTAGATAATTCTCGTATCAACTTGTGCTTTTCCCCTTCCAAACCACAAACTTTTACCATATCAAGCAATCTTTCCTGAATCAAATGCTTAGGTATCTGATGAACCTTAGCAATAAACTCCAAAAAATCGATGATATTCATATCCTGATACAAAGGATTATTCTCAGGCAAATAACCAATATGTTTTTTGATTTTTTCCGGGTGCTCACGAATAGAGTAGCCTCCAATTTTCACATCGCCCTCCTCAGGCATTATAAAACATGAAAGAGCTTTCATTGTAGTCGTTTTTCCAGCTCCATTGGGACCGAGAAATCCTAAGACTTCTCCAGCTTTAACTCTGAAAGATATATTATCGACCGCTTTTTGTGGTCCATAACGTTTTGTTAGATGTTCAACGACAATATCCATAAAGAAAGAATTTCGTATTGGTTTCTAACAAATTTAAAAAAAAGGCTACCTATCTAACCTAGCTCTTGTAGTTTTAACAAATATTAACAGTTTAACAATTTTTTAATCTTCTCTTTTATCGAAAAAGGCTACATTTGCCACTCAAATACAGGAAGCAATATGATTAAAGCCGTAATTTTTGATATGGATGGGTTATTGATAGACTCAGAACCCTTTTGGCAAGAAAGTGAAACCAAAGTTTTCTCCTCCTTAGGACTAGATGTCAACAAGAAAATGTTTGAACAGTTTATGGGAAAGAGAATTGATGAAGTTGTTGATACCATGCATAAAATAACTCCTTGGAATCAGGTCCCAAAAGAACAAGTTGTTGAAGACATTGTTGAGAATGTAATTCGATTGGTAATTGAAAAAGGAGAAGCTCTTAGTGGCGTTTATGAAACACTTTCAAACCTTAAAAATTCACCATACAAGATAGGATTGGCCTCATCATCAAAAATGAAAATTATTTCTGCAGTATTGAAAAAATTACAAATTCAAGATTATTTTGAAGTTGTTCATTCTGCCGAATACGAAGAATATGGCAAACCTCATCCTCAAACTTTCATTTCAACAGCAAAAATGCTTGGCGTTCAAGCTGATGAATGTCTTGTATTTGAAGATTCCTTGAATGGTGTAATTTCAGCATTGGCAGCAGGCATGAAATGCATTGCCATTCCTGAAAAAGAAGCGACCAATCTTAATAAATTCATAATCGCCAATAAAACACTTGGTACATTAAACGAATTTGAACTTGGCTTGCTTAAGACTTTATAATCGGATCTAGTATAGCGGTGAAATTTTCGATTTCTAAATTTCCAGAAACCAACTTGTACTGCGCCTGCTCATAAAATGGTATTCTATTATTCAAATGCCTGATGATGTATTTCAACAATTCATCTTCAGATAGGTGCATGACCAAAGGGCGCTCATTATCTGAATTGGAAATTCTTTCTTGTAAAAGCTGAGGACTGCACTCTACAAATAAAGTGGTGCCCAAACTATTCATTGTTTCCATATTGTTGTGAAAACATGGCGCTCCACCACCTGTTGCAATAATTACATTCTCTTCTTCACGAATAGATTCGAGGGCCTCATGTTCAATTAAACGAAAGCCCGACTCTTCATGCTGACTAAAAATCTCAGGAATTGTAGCATTTTCTCTCTCTTCAATATGAGTATCCAAGTCAATAAAACGAAAGCCATAATGCTCGGCTATAATTTTGCCCCATCTCGACTTACCACACCCCATATATCCAATCAAAAATATCCTCATTCAATTATCTTTTAAAGAATAAGCATTATTGATTATTCTCATTATCCTCTACGACATCTACATCCACTTTGTTCTCAATCCCATTTACATCAAATTCTTCCTCACGTGGCAATGGCTCAATCTCCTTTATTTCTGCAATATCATAAATCGACAATCTTTTTCCTCTTGCTTTATACGATTTCACACCTATAAATTCTTCTCCATCGATGATGTCGTTTGGACGATCGGCATTTTTACCACCATACGAAATTTCGAATCGAGGATATTGCTCATCGGTTAAGCAAAGCAATTTATTTTCAGCATTTTCACCTAAGAAATTTACGGCCTTGCCATTTCCTTCCATGTTAAAACGCTTCAGATAGTAATATTCCTGATCGGCATCATAAAATATCGCTGACCATATTTTTTCAACTTCATATTTTTCAATGATACTGATATCATCAGAATAGTGATTACTCAAATCGAAACTTGTAAAATGAAATGAGTTTGGACGAGTAACAACAAGGATTTTTTCATCAGCAGAAAATTCACCAATAAAGTCACCTCTTTGATCCGTATTTAATCTTAACACATCTGTATCGAACCAAATTTTACGACCGCCAAGCGTAGAAACTCCTTCATGCTTTAAGGTTACTTTATGAACGTCGTTTCGGGTTAGAATATTCCCCATGGAAGCACGCCCTTTTACAGCTAATTCGGCAAAATCGAACTCAAAAACAGTTTTCTTTAAACGAGCTTTTGGTTTTAGTGCTACACGAATAACTTCTGCCTCACCATTAGGATTAGCACTAAAATAAGTAATTCTTGATCCTGGAGTTTCCTTGGTTAGGTTGTATTCTTTATCACGAGTTAAGCCCGTAACATTAAATCGTTTCGCATAAGTAACCCCAGCCTTTCCATCACGATAAACGACATTGTAAATGGTACGTTTATCGTTCTTACGGAACACAGCTATATGAATAATATTCTGACCAATAAATAACTTATCCGCTACTTTGGTTATGAAATAAGTACCATCCTTACGGAAAATAATCACATCATCAATATCAGAACAATCACATAAGTACTCGTCCTTTTTAAGACCTGTTCCCAGGAAACCTTCCTTATAGTTTACGAATAGCTTTTCATTAGCAACCACAACCTTACTTGCTACAATACTATCAAAACTTCTAATTTCAGTTTTACGCTCTTTTCCTCTACCGTATTTCTTTTTAATCGATTGGAAATAACGAATCGTAAATGGAATAATATTGGCGATATGAACTTTAATTTCCTCAATCTCATCTTCAATAGACTTGATATAATCCGTCGCTTTATTGATATCGAATTTAGAAATACGTTTAATTTTAATTTCTGTCAATCGAACAATATCCTCTTCAGTCACAGCACGCATTAAATGCTTCGTGTGTGGCTTAAGTCCTTTATCAATTGTTTCGATTACCGATTCCCAAGTTTCACATTCCTCAATATCGCGATAGATTCTATTCTCGATAAAAATTCGTTCCAAAGAAGCATAATGCCAAGCTTCTTCAAGTTCTGATTTACGAATTTCAAGTTCGAGCTTTAATAAGTCAACCGTTTTATCAGCCGAACGCTTTAATATCTCCTGAACACCTATAAACTTAGGCACATCCTCCTCTACAACACAAGCATTAGGCGAAATAGAATACTCACAATCGGTAAATGCGTAAAGCGCATCTATAGTTTTATCAGACGAAATACCATTGGCCAAATGAATCAAAATTTCAACATCAGCCGCTGTATTATCATCAATCTTTTTAATCTTAATCTTACCCTTGTCATTCGCTTTAATAATCGAATCAATCAGGGTCGATGTTGTCTTCCCAAATGGAATCTCAACAATCTTAAGAGTTTTATTATCAACTTTCTCAATACGTGCTCGCACCTTTACAGCGCCACCACGTAATCCATCATTATATCGACTTACATCAACCATCCCAGCGGTTGGGAAATCTGGATAAATTTCAAATTCCTCTCCCTTTAAATAAGCTATACAAGCTGCTAAAAGTTCATTGAAGTTATGAGGTAATATCTTTGACGCCAATCCAACAGCAATACCTTCAACACCCTGTGCCA contains:
- the hxpB gene encoding hexitol phosphatase HxpB, which produces MIKAVIFDMDGLLIDSEPFWQESETKVFSSLGLDVNKKMFEQFMGKRIDEVVDTMHKITPWNQVPKEQVVEDIVENVIRLVIEKGEALSGVYETLSNLKNSPYKIGLASSSKMKIISAVLKKLQIQDYFEVVHSAEYEEYGKPHPQTFISTAKMLGVQADECLVFEDSLNGVISALAAGMKCIAIPEKEATNLNKFIIANKTLGTLNEFELGLLKTL
- a CDS encoding DNA gyrase/topoisomerase IV subunit A, producing MNNDETNDMENPEEIEPSVNGEQSEAMRNVTYLSGMYENWFLDYASYVILERAVPYVNDGLKPVQRRILHSMKKLDDGRYNKVANIIGNTMQFHPHGDASIGDALVQLGQKDLLIDMQGNWGNILTGDSAAAPRYIEARLSKFALEVLFNPKTTNWKQSYDGRNKEPITLPVKFPLLLAQGVEGIAVGLASKILPHNFNELLAACIAYLKGEEFEIYPDFPTAGMVDVSRYNDGLRGGAVKVRARIEKVDNKTLKIVEIPFGKTTSTLIDSIIKANDKGKIKIKKIDDNTAADVEILIHLANGISSDKTIDALYAFTDCEYSISPNACVVEEDVPKFIGVQEILKRSADKTVDLLKLELEIRKSELEEAWHYASLERIFIENRIYRDIEECETWESVIETIDKGLKPHTKHLMRAVTEEDIVRLTEIKIKRISKFDINKATDYIKSIEDEIEEIKVHIANIIPFTIRYFQSIKKKYGRGKERKTEIRSFDSIVASKVVVANEKLFVNYKEGFLGTGLKKDEYLCDCSDIDDVIIFRKDGTYFITKVADKLFIGQNIIHIAVFRKNDKRTIYNVVYRDGKAGVTYAKRFNVTGLTRDKEYNLTKETPGSRITYFSANPNGEAEVIRVALKPKARLKKTVFEFDFAELAVKGRASMGNILTRNDVHKVTLKHEGVSTLGGRKIWFDTDVLRLNTDQRGDFIGEFSADEKILVVTRPNSFHFTSFDLSNHYSDDISIIEKYEVEKIWSAIFYDADQEYYYLKRFNMEGNGKAVNFLGENAENKLLCLTDEQYPRFEISYGGKNADRPNDIIDGEEFIGVKSYKARGKRLSIYDIAEIKEIEPLPREEEFDVNGIENKVDVDVVEDNENNQ
- a CDS encoding shikimate kinase encodes the protein MRIFLIGYMGCGKSRWGKIIAEHYGFRFIDLDTHIEERENATIPEIFSQHEESGFRLIEHEALESIREEENVIIATGGGAPCFHNNMETMNSLGTTLFVECSPQLLQERISNSDNERPLVMHLSEDELLKYIIRHLNNRIPFYEQAQYKLVSGNLEIENFTAILDPIIKS